The following proteins are encoded in a genomic region of Dyadobacter sp. UC 10:
- a CDS encoding BRO-N domain-containing protein has product MQSKINVFNQQKIRSHWDAEQEQWFFAIVDVVAVLSESVNPQVYWRVLKKRLAAEGNETVTNCNGLKMRASDGKMRITDVANTEQMLRLIQSIPSPKAEPFKLWLAKIGSERIDENENPELTIDRAMKAYLQKGYSKEWINQRLKSIEVRKELTDEWENRGVKAGKEFAILTDIITKAWSEKTVREYKEFKNLKKENLRDHMSNLELVLNMLAEATTKEISQERLPATFDESKIIANEGGLIAGNTRKAIEAKTGKQIVTKSSSKALLKTDKSKELP; this is encoded by the coding sequence ATGCAGAGCAAAATCAATGTTTTTAATCAGCAAAAAATCCGCAGCCACTGGGACGCGGAGCAGGAACAATGGTTCTTCGCGATTGTTGATGTTGTTGCGGTTTTATCAGAAAGCGTTAATCCACAGGTATATTGGAGAGTCCTAAAAAAAAGACTGGCCGCTGAGGGAAATGAAACCGTTACAAATTGTAACGGTTTGAAAATGCGAGCGTCAGATGGGAAAATGAGGATTACAGATGTAGCAAACACGGAACAAATGCTGCGTTTAATTCAATCAATACCTTCTCCAAAGGCTGAACCTTTTAAACTCTGGCTAGCAAAAATTGGAAGTGAAAGGATTGATGAAAATGAAAATCCGGAACTGACCATAGACCGGGCAATGAAAGCGTATTTACAAAAAGGATACAGCAAAGAGTGGATCAACCAGCGCCTTAAAAGCATTGAAGTCAGGAAAGAACTGACAGATGAATGGGAGAACCGTGGTGTGAAAGCAGGAAAGGAATTCGCGATTTTGACGGATATTATCACCAAAGCTTGGAGTGAAAAAACGGTTCGGGAATACAAAGAATTTAAAAACCTAAAAAAAGAAAATCTGAGGGACCATATGTCCAATCTTGAATTGGTCCTGAATATGTTAGCGGAAGCAACAACGAAAGAAATTTCCCAGGAGAGACTCCCCGCAACATTTGATGAAAGTAAGATTATCGCTAATGAAGGGGGCTTGATAGCCGGAAATACAAGAAAAGCAATTGAAGCAAAAACGGGAAAACAGATTGTGACTAAGTCCAGCTCCAAAGCGCTGTTAAAAACAGATAAGTCCAAAGAACTTCCTTAG
- a CDS encoding SDR family NAD(P)-dependent oxidoreductase: MPHEAPLTHPVLQPFSLEGKLALITGGGSGIGFYIARCLVQAGAKVVITGRREAVLQEAVAALGNGNAHYFVNDITDLKSIPALIENIEANVGEIDILINNAGINMKKHAVEVTDEDFDRIIQTNLHAVFSVTRECGKRMIARKRGSIIMITSMAALYGIDRVVAYTASKSAIGGMVKALTTEFSPYNVRVNAIAPGFIETPMMLTAMNGDPSRRDKAMDRTPMGTWGKPDDIGWAAVFLASEAAKFITGVSLPVDGGNSIGF, from the coding sequence ATGCCACACGAAGCTCCATTGACACATCCAGTCCTCCAACCCTTTTCCCTGGAAGGAAAACTTGCATTAATTACCGGCGGCGGCAGCGGAATCGGATTTTATATTGCCAGGTGCCTCGTGCAGGCAGGCGCGAAAGTAGTGATCACAGGTAGAAGGGAGGCCGTTTTGCAGGAAGCCGTCGCAGCACTTGGAAATGGGAATGCCCACTACTTTGTAAATGATATCACCGATCTGAAATCCATTCCGGCACTGATTGAGAATATTGAAGCAAACGTCGGCGAGATCGATATCCTGATCAACAATGCAGGCATTAATATGAAAAAACACGCAGTTGAAGTGACCGACGAAGACTTTGACCGTATTATACAGACCAACCTGCATGCGGTATTCTCGGTGACGCGCGAATGCGGCAAGAGAATGATCGCGCGGAAAAGGGGATCTATTATTATGATCACCTCAATGGCGGCGCTGTACGGGATCGACCGGGTAGTGGCTTATACTGCCTCCAAATCGGCGATCGGCGGAATGGTAAAGGCTCTGACAACTGAATTTTCACCCTATAACGTGCGTGTTAATGCAATCGCGCCAGGATTTATCGAAACGCCGATGATGCTCACTGCCATGAACGGCGACCCATCGCGCCGCGACAAAGCGATGGACCGGACTCCGATGGGAACCTGGGGTAAACCCGACGATATTGGTTGGGCAGCTGTATTCCTCGCGTCGGAAGCGGCGAAATTCATCACAGGCGTTTCGCTGCCGGTTGATGGCGGGAATTCGATTGGATTTTAG